Proteins encoded by one window of Streptomyces sp. LX-29:
- the manA gene encoding mannose-6-phosphate isomerase, class I: protein MDRLTNTVRPYAWGSTTAIPELLGQEPTGEPQAELWMGAHPGAPSRIDRGAGLTALSDVIAADPEGELGAAAARRFGPRLPFLFKVLAAGSPLSLQVHPDLDQARAGFADEEERGVPLDAPHRNYKDVNHKPELICALTPFEGLCGFRAPDETAELVAALQVDSLKPFVDILHAHPESSALREVLTAVLSAEHDAMAETVEAAAHAAERLAALGGPHADAYAAYASLARHFPGDPGVIAAMLLNHVRLQPGEALYLGAGVPHAYLDGLGVEIMANSDNVLRCGLTPKHVDIPELLRVVRFEPGAPGVLRPEADAGEEEVYATPIDEFRLSRLVLAEGAAAHPLPAGGAQILLCTAGEVVLRALDDSAPELRLTRGQSAYAAAGERVAAVAAGPGGGTLFRATVAGAVSD from the coding sequence ATGGATCGCCTCACCAACACCGTGCGCCCCTACGCGTGGGGCTCGACCACCGCCATCCCCGAACTCCTCGGCCAGGAGCCGACCGGCGAACCGCAGGCCGAGCTGTGGATGGGCGCACACCCCGGGGCGCCGTCCCGCATCGACCGCGGGGCCGGCCTCACCGCGCTCTCCGACGTCATCGCCGCCGACCCGGAGGGCGAGCTGGGCGCCGCCGCGGCGCGACGCTTCGGCCCCCGGCTGCCCTTCCTGTTCAAGGTGCTCGCCGCCGGCTCCCCGCTCTCCCTCCAGGTCCACCCCGACCTCGACCAGGCCCGGGCCGGATTCGCCGACGAGGAGGAGCGCGGCGTTCCCCTCGACGCCCCGCACCGCAACTACAAGGACGTCAACCACAAGCCCGAACTCATCTGCGCGCTCACCCCGTTCGAGGGGCTGTGCGGCTTCCGGGCACCCGACGAGACCGCCGAGCTGGTCGCCGCCCTCCAGGTCGACTCCCTCAAGCCGTTCGTCGACATCCTGCACGCCCACCCCGAGTCCTCCGCGCTCCGCGAAGTCCTCACCGCCGTCCTCTCCGCCGAACACGACGCCATGGCCGAGACCGTGGAGGCGGCCGCCCACGCGGCCGAGCGGCTCGCCGCCCTCGGCGGACCCCACGCCGACGCCTACGCCGCGTACGCCTCCCTCGCCCGCCACTTCCCCGGCGACCCCGGCGTCATCGCCGCCATGCTCCTCAACCACGTGCGGCTGCAGCCCGGCGAGGCGCTCTACCTCGGCGCCGGCGTCCCCCACGCCTACCTCGACGGCCTCGGCGTCGAGATCATGGCCAACTCCGACAACGTGCTGCGCTGCGGGCTGACCCCCAAGCACGTCGACATCCCCGAACTGCTCCGCGTCGTCCGCTTCGAGCCCGGCGCCCCCGGCGTGCTGCGCCCCGAGGCCGACGCCGGCGAGGAGGAGGTGTACGCCACCCCGATCGACGAGTTCCGGCTCTCCCGCCTCGTCCTCGCCGAGGGCGCCGCCGCCCACCCGCTGCCGGCCGGCGGAGCGCAGATCCTGCTCTGCACGGCCGGCGAGGTCGTGCTGCGCGCCCTTGACGACAGCGCGCCCGAACTGCGCCTGACGCGTGGGCAGTCGGCGTACGCCGCCGCCGGCGAGCGCGTCGCCGCCGTGGCCGCCGGCCCCGGCGGCGGCACGCTGTTCCGGGCCACCGTCGCCGGCGCCGTCTCGGACTGA
- a CDS encoding Trm112 family protein — translation MPLEAGLLEILVCPACHAPLREETGPDHPELVCTGSGCGLAYPVKDGIPVLLVDEARRPA, via the coding sequence ATGCCGCTCGAAGCCGGTCTGCTGGAGATCCTCGTCTGCCCGGCGTGCCACGCCCCGCTGCGTGAGGAGACGGGACCGGACCACCCCGAGCTGGTGTGCACCGGGTCCGGCTGCGGCCTGGCGTACCCGGTCAAGGACGGGATCCCCGTGCTGCTCGTCGACGAGGCGCGCCGACCGGCCTGA
- the ahcY gene encoding adenosylhomocysteinase translates to MTTTAATGQDFKVADLSLAAFGRKEITLAEHEMPGLMAIRAEYAAAQPLAGARVTGSLHMTVQTAVLIETLVALGAEVRWASCNIFSTQDHAAAAIAVGPNGTPENPQGVPVFAWKGETLEEYWWCTEQALTWPGTETGGPNMILDDGGDATLLVHKGVEYEKAGAAPAVETAENDEHRIILEVLNRTLAEDPQKWTRLSSEIRGVTEETTTGVHRLYEMHRDGTLLFPAINVNDSVTKSKFDNKYGCRHSLIDGINRATDVLIGGKVAVVCGYGDVGKGCAESLRGQGARVIVTEIDPICALQAAMDGYQVATLDDVVEIADIFVTTTGNKDIIMAADMAKMKHQAIVGNIGHFDNEIDMAGLAAIPGIVKDEVKPQVHTWTFPDGKAIIVLSEGRLLNLGNATGHPSFVMSNSFANQTIAQIELFTKPESYPTDVYVLPKHLDEKVARLHLDALGVKLTTLRPEQAAYIGVPVEGPYKPDHYRY, encoded by the coding sequence ATGACGACCACCGCCGCCACCGGCCAGGACTTCAAGGTCGCCGACCTGTCCCTGGCCGCCTTCGGCCGCAAGGAGATCACCCTCGCCGAGCACGAGATGCCCGGCCTGATGGCGATCCGCGCCGAGTACGCCGCCGCCCAGCCGCTCGCCGGCGCCCGCGTCACCGGCTCGCTGCACATGACGGTGCAGACCGCCGTCCTCATCGAGACCCTGGTCGCCCTCGGTGCCGAGGTGCGCTGGGCATCCTGCAACATCTTCTCCACCCAGGACCACGCGGCCGCCGCCATCGCCGTCGGCCCGAACGGCACCCCGGAGAACCCGCAGGGCGTTCCGGTCTTCGCCTGGAAGGGCGAGACCCTGGAGGAGTACTGGTGGTGCACCGAGCAGGCGCTGACCTGGCCGGGCACCGAGACCGGCGGCCCGAACATGATCCTGGACGACGGCGGTGACGCGACCCTCCTCGTCCACAAGGGCGTCGAGTACGAGAAGGCCGGTGCCGCCCCGGCGGTCGAGACCGCCGAGAACGACGAGCACCGGATCATCCTCGAGGTGCTCAACCGCACCCTCGCCGAGGACCCGCAGAAGTGGACCCGGCTCTCCTCCGAGATCCGCGGCGTGACCGAGGAGACCACCACCGGCGTCCACCGCCTCTACGAGATGCACCGCGACGGCACGCTGCTCTTCCCGGCGATCAACGTCAACGACTCCGTCACCAAGTCGAAGTTCGACAACAAGTACGGCTGCCGCCACTCCCTCATCGACGGCATCAACCGCGCCACCGACGTGCTGATCGGCGGCAAGGTCGCGGTCGTCTGCGGCTACGGCGACGTGGGCAAGGGCTGCGCCGAGTCGCTGCGCGGCCAGGGCGCCCGCGTGATCGTCACCGAGATCGACCCCATCTGCGCCCTCCAGGCCGCGATGGACGGCTACCAGGTCGCCACCCTGGACGACGTGGTCGAGATCGCCGACATCTTCGTCACCACCACCGGCAACAAGGACATCATCATGGCCGCCGACATGGCCAAGATGAAGCACCAGGCGATCGTCGGGAACATCGGCCACTTCGACAACGAGATCGACATGGCCGGCCTCGCCGCCATCCCCGGCATCGTGAAGGACGAGGTCAAGCCGCAGGTTCACACCTGGACCTTCCCCGACGGCAAGGCGATCATCGTGCTGTCCGAGGGCCGCCTGCTGAACCTGGGCAACGCCACCGGTCACCCGTCGTTCGTGATGTCCAACTCCTTCGCGAACCAGACCATCGCCCAGATCGAGCTCTTCACCAAGCCGGAGTCCTACCCGACCGACGTCTACGTGCTGCCCAAGCACCTGGACGAGAAGGTCGCCCGTCTCCACCTGGACGCGCTCGGCGTCAAGCTGACCACGCTCCGGCCGGAGCAGGCCGCCTACATCGGCGTGCCGGTCGAGGGCCCGTACAAGCCGGACCACTACCGCTACTGA
- a CDS encoding fructose-specific PTS transporter subunit EIIC has product MTSPADPPEGVGASGPRLRLLAVTACPTGIAHTYMAAEKLTQAAEAFGHRITVETQGSIGAENVLSDNDVRDADAIIIAADKDVDLSRFVGKRVLTVGVAEGVHHPEELIERARTAPVHGGDGGTSSAAEPGAGPVASAGRDGGGSGRGGSGRGVTYKALMNGVSYMIPFVVVGGLLIAVSLALGGHTTPEGIVIPHDSVWKSVNDIGVIGFQLMVPILSGYIAYAIADRPALVPGMVGGWIAAHGELYDSEAGAGFIGAIVTGFLAGYLVLWIKKVRVPRFVQPIMPIIVIPILSTSALGLFFVYVLGSPVSWVFEHLTDWLGGLTGTSAALLGVILGLMIAFDMGGPVNKTAFLFGAGLISKNPEVMGVCAAAIPVPPLGQGLATLLRRRLYSDQERETGLAALFMGFFGITEGAIPFAAAHPARVIPANMLGGAAAGAVAGLAAVEGSVPHGGPIVALLGAVGGVPMFFVAVAVGTGVTALTTVTLLSLGGGRRAGEGPRQRSEAGTARDTAVREPALAGVGAPRATAGDGDGDGDGGGGGVGLGGGSGSGAEADPGPSAAETEATVPGGGSQSESEAEPEAETEVLSGYLTARTVKKELVANARDAAIREMAELLAATGRVADVDELVRVAFAREAQGTTGLGEEIAIPHAKTDAVTAPVVGFARSAEGVEWESLDGTRARLVFMIAVPEAAAGDEHLRILALLSRGLMDPGFRGRLLEAADEAAILRVLGEIG; this is encoded by the coding sequence GTGACCAGTCCAGCCGATCCCCCCGAGGGCGTGGGGGCCAGCGGGCCACGGCTCAGGCTGCTGGCGGTGACCGCCTGTCCCACCGGCATCGCGCACACCTACATGGCCGCCGAGAAGCTGACCCAGGCGGCGGAGGCTTTCGGCCATCGCATCACGGTGGAGACACAAGGCTCGATCGGGGCCGAGAACGTTCTGTCTGACAACGATGTCAGAGACGCCGACGCGATCATCATCGCCGCGGACAAGGACGTCGACCTCAGTCGGTTCGTGGGCAAGCGGGTGCTCACGGTCGGTGTGGCGGAGGGCGTCCACCATCCGGAGGAGCTGATCGAGCGGGCGCGGACGGCTCCGGTGCACGGGGGCGACGGTGGTACGTCGAGCGCGGCGGAACCCGGCGCCGGCCCGGTCGCGAGCGCCGGCCGGGACGGCGGCGGGTCGGGGCGCGGCGGCTCGGGGCGCGGCGTCACCTACAAGGCGCTGATGAACGGCGTCTCGTACATGATCCCGTTCGTGGTGGTCGGCGGCCTGCTGATCGCGGTCTCGCTCGCGCTGGGCGGCCATACGACGCCCGAGGGGATCGTCATCCCGCACGACTCGGTGTGGAAGTCGGTCAACGACATCGGCGTCATCGGCTTCCAGCTGATGGTCCCGATCCTCTCCGGCTACATCGCCTACGCCATCGCGGACCGGCCGGCGCTGGTGCCCGGCATGGTCGGCGGCTGGATCGCGGCCCACGGCGAGCTGTACGACAGCGAGGCGGGGGCCGGGTTCATCGGCGCCATCGTGACCGGCTTTCTCGCCGGCTATCTGGTGTTGTGGATCAAGAAGGTCCGGGTCCCCCGGTTCGTCCAGCCGATCATGCCGATCATCGTGATCCCGATCCTGTCGACCTCCGCCCTGGGCCTCTTCTTCGTCTACGTCCTGGGCTCGCCCGTCTCCTGGGTCTTCGAGCACCTCACCGACTGGCTCGGGGGTCTGACCGGCACCAGCGCGGCACTGCTCGGCGTCATCCTCGGACTGATGATCGCCTTCGATATGGGCGGCCCGGTCAACAAGACCGCGTTCCTCTTCGGTGCCGGTCTGATCTCGAAGAACCCCGAGGTCATGGGGGTCTGCGCGGCCGCGATCCCGGTGCCCCCGCTGGGGCAGGGGCTGGCCACGCTGCTCCGCCGCCGGCTCTACTCCGACCAGGAGCGGGAGACCGGGCTGGCCGCCCTCTTCATGGGCTTCTTCGGCATCACCGAGGGCGCCATCCCGTTCGCGGCGGCGCACCCCGCGCGGGTCATCCCGGCGAACATGCTCGGCGGCGCGGCCGCGGGGGCGGTCGCGGGGCTGGCGGCGGTGGAGGGCAGTGTTCCGCACGGCGGGCCGATCGTGGCGCTGCTCGGGGCGGTCGGCGGGGTGCCGATGTTCTTCGTCGCGGTCGCGGTGGGGACGGGGGTCACCGCGCTGACGACGGTGACGCTGCTGTCCCTCGGTGGCGGGCGTCGCGCGGGGGAAGGGCCGCGGCAGCGGTCCGAGGCGGGCACGGCCCGCGATACGGCGGTGCGCGAGCCCGCGCTCGCGGGTGTGGGCGCGCCCCGGGCGACCGCCGGGGACGGTGACGGTGACGGTGACGGTGGCGGTGGCGGTGTGGGTCTCGGCGGCGGGAGCGGGAGCGGCGCCGAAGCGGACCCCGGCCCCTCGGCCGCGGAGACCGAGGCGACGGTGCCGGGGGGCGGCTCCCAGTCCGAGTCCGAGGCCGAGCCCGAGGCCGAGACCGAGGTGCTGTCCGGATATCTCACGGCGCGGACCGTGAAGAAGGAGCTGGTGGCGAACGCCAGGGACGCGGCCATCCGGGAGATGGCGGAGTTGCTGGCCGCGACCGGCCGGGTCGCGGACGTCGACGAGCTGGTCCGGGTGGCGTTCGCCCGGGAGGCGCAGGGCACCACCGGGCTCGGCGAGGAGATCGCCATCCCGCATGCCAAGACGGACGCGGTCACCGCGCCCGTGGTGGGGTTCGCCCGCTCGGCGGAGGGCGTCGAGTGGGAGTCGCTGGACGGGACCCGGGCCCGGCTGGTCTTCATGATCGCGGTGCCGGAGGCCGCCGCGGGCGATGAGCACCTGCGGATCCTGGCGCTGCTGTCGCGCGGGTTGATGGATCCCGGGTTCCGGGGGCGGCTGCTGGAGGCGGCCGACGAGGCGGCGATCCTGCGGGTGCTGGGCGAGATCGGCTGA
- the mtrA gene encoding two-component system response regulator MtrA codes for MKGRVLVVDDDTALAEMLGIVLRGEGFEPSFVSDGDKALAAFRDAKPDLVLLDLMLPGRDGIEVCRLIRAESGVPIVMLTAKSDTVDVVVGLESGADDYIVKPFKPKELVARIRARLRRSEEPAPEQLTIGDLVIDVAGHSVKRDGQSIALTPLEFDLLVALARKPWQVFTREVLLEQVWGYRHAADTRLVNVHVQRLRSKVERDPERPEIVVTVRGVGYKAGPS; via the coding sequence ATGAAGGGACGCGTCCTCGTCGTCGACGACGACACCGCACTGGCAGAGATGCTTGGCATCGTGCTGCGCGGAGAAGGCTTTGAACCGTCGTTCGTGTCGGACGGCGACAAGGCTCTCGCCGCCTTCCGCGATGCCAAACCCGACCTGGTGCTGCTCGACCTCATGCTCCCCGGACGGGACGGCATCGAGGTATGCCGGCTCATCCGGGCCGAGTCCGGGGTTCCGATCGTCATGCTGACCGCCAAGAGCGACACGGTCGACGTGGTCGTGGGCCTGGAATCCGGTGCCGACGACTACATCGTCAAGCCGTTCAAGCCCAAGGAACTGGTCGCCCGCATCCGGGCGCGGCTGCGCCGCTCCGAGGAGCCGGCGCCCGAGCAGCTCACCATCGGCGACCTCGTCATCGACGTGGCCGGCCACTCCGTGAAGCGCGACGGCCAGTCGATAGCGCTGACCCCGCTGGAGTTCGACCTGCTGGTCGCGCTGGCCCGTAAGCCCTGGCAGGTCTTCACCCGCGAGGTGCTCCTGGAGCAGGTGTGGGGCTACCGGCACGCGGCCGACACCCGCCTGGTCAACGTGCATGTGCAGCGGCTGCGCTCCAAGGTCGAGAGGGACCCGGAGCGGCCGGAGATCGTCGTGACCGTGCGCGGCGTCGGCTACAAGGCCGGGCCAAGCTGA
- a CDS encoding glycerophosphoryl diester phosphodiesterase membrane domain-containing protein, translated as MNDSPGREPSGSSPADQPDQGPSGEGDAPEGAETAEPPDGSRPPTQPSTGAGPGSAPGARWAERQPPRGQWSAPWGTPEDHPSGPSDRNGSAGPAGYGGGGAGWTQPPPAAKPGTIPLRPLRVGEIIDGALATLRLRWRTALTVSLVVALVSQTLITTVTGLWFQDTSGLDALEDDPEPTAAETLDAFGGSLGTTGATMVIGMLGTLAGAVLLAPVVSAAVLGRATSTRETWRATRGRLPQLCGLVVLVPLLIVGAFAAWVAPGLLVVAVGAPRPGATLALLGALPGSCAAMWLWVRLSLAAPALVLEKQSVRSALRRSSKLVRGAWWRVFGIQLLALAFVFVVNAVIEIPASAVGMTLGGDSAMEWLAGESVAVGWPFLVVIGIGGTLSMTLTLPITAGVTTLLYVDQRIRREALDLELARAARVRL; from the coding sequence ATGAACGACTCCCCGGGTCGGGAACCGTCTGGTTCCTCCCCGGCCGACCAGCCGGATCAGGGCCCTTCCGGCGAGGGCGACGCTCCGGAGGGCGCGGAGACCGCCGAACCTCCCGATGGCTCCCGGCCCCCGACCCAGCCGTCCACCGGGGCCGGTCCCGGATCGGCGCCGGGCGCCAGATGGGCGGAGCGACAGCCACCCCGGGGACAGTGGTCCGCGCCCTGGGGCACCCCGGAGGATCACCCGTCCGGTCCATCGGACCGGAACGGCTCCGCCGGCCCCGCCGGGTACGGGGGTGGGGGCGCCGGATGGACGCAGCCGCCGCCCGCGGCCAAGCCGGGCACCATTCCGCTGCGGCCGCTCCGCGTCGGCGAGATCATCGACGGCGCGCTGGCGACGCTGCGTCTGCGCTGGCGGACCGCGCTCACCGTCTCGCTCGTCGTCGCCCTCGTCAGCCAGACCCTGATCACCACCGTCACCGGACTGTGGTTCCAGGACACCTCGGGTCTGGACGCCCTGGAGGACGACCCCGAGCCGACGGCCGCGGAGACCCTGGACGCCTTCGGCGGCTCTCTGGGCACCACGGGGGCCACCATGGTCATCGGCATGCTCGGCACCCTCGCTGGGGCCGTGCTGCTGGCCCCCGTGGTCAGCGCGGCGGTACTGGGGCGGGCCACGTCCACCCGGGAGACCTGGCGCGCCACCCGGGGGCGGCTCCCCCAACTGTGCGGGCTGGTCGTCCTGGTGCCCCTGCTCATCGTCGGGGCCTTCGCCGCATGGGTGGCGCCGGGCCTGCTGGTCGTGGCCGTCGGAGCCCCCCGGCCGGGGGCGACCCTGGCCCTGCTGGGCGCCCTGCCGGGCTCCTGTGCCGCGATGTGGCTCTGGGTACGCCTCAGCCTCGCCGCCCCCGCGCTGGTGCTGGAGAAGCAGAGCGTGCGGAGCGCGTTACGGCGTTCCAGCAAGCTGGTACGGGGCGCCTGGTGGCGGGTCTTCGGCATCCAACTGCTGGCGCTCGCGTTCGTCTTCGTCGTCAACGCGGTCATCGAGATCCCGGCCAGCGCCGTCGGTATGACGCTCGGCGGGGACAGCGCCATGGAATGGCTCGCCGGCGAGTCGGTTGCCGTCGGCTGGCCGTTTCTCGTCGTCATCGGGATCGGCGGGACCCTCAGCATGACGCTGACCCTTCCGATCACGGCCGGGGTGACCACACTGCTCTATGTGGACCAGCGGATCCGCCGGGAGGCACTCGACCTGGAACTGGCGCGAGCGGCCCGCGTCCGACTCTGA
- a CDS encoding SIS domain-containing protein: protein MLDESLLDAPEALARADTRGLLRGAAESGARVRTAARHAADVGIGQLKPDGRPRAVLVAGPGAAGSCTADVLAALSGSHCPISLIAPTGVAPAPGALRWTLPGWAGPLDLVLLVSPDGTEPGLPLLVEQAYRRGCSLVAVAPAGSPLTEAVSQARGLTVPLATAPYDTAAYGTAPYDPAHGPAPVGAAGASSDSLYGPYDTGALSSGVGGAHSAENTARHTEPLGTAPGETTGPALPGTLWALLTPLLALVDRIGLIAAPPAVLEQVADRLDRVAERCGPAIATYTNPAKTLAAELAGALPLVWTEGPVAGAAGRRFAGLLAAVAGRPALTGELPGAIAAHGALLTSAFAGGGNADDFFRDRVEEPEALRARIVLLRDDQETPTSAAPTCREFALAHDAAISELEPADGSPLEKAAELLAITDFAAVYLALASAERS, encoded by the coding sequence ATGCTCGACGAATCCCTCCTCGACGCCCCCGAAGCCCTGGCCCGCGCGGACACCCGCGGACTGCTGCGCGGGGCCGCCGAATCCGGCGCCAGGGTCCGCACCGCCGCTCGGCACGCCGCCGACGTCGGGATCGGGCAGCTCAAACCCGACGGGCGGCCGCGTGCCGTGCTGGTCGCCGGCCCCGGAGCCGCCGGCAGCTGCACCGCCGACGTGCTGGCCGCGCTCAGCGGCAGCCACTGCCCGATCAGCCTGATCGCGCCCACGGGCGTCGCGCCCGCCCCCGGCGCGCTGCGCTGGACCCTGCCCGGCTGGGCCGGCCCGCTCGACCTGGTGCTGCTGGTCTCCCCGGACGGCACCGAACCCGGGCTGCCGCTGCTGGTGGAGCAGGCGTACCGCAGGGGTTGCTCCCTCGTGGCCGTCGCGCCCGCCGGCTCCCCGCTCACCGAGGCCGTGAGTCAGGCGCGCGGGCTGACCGTCCCGCTGGCCACCGCGCCCTACGACACCGCCGCCTACGGCACCGCGCCCTACGACCCCGCCCACGGACCCGCCCCGGTCGGCGCCGCCGGCGCCTCCTCCGACAGCCTGTACGGGCCGTACGACACCGGCGCGCTCAGCTCCGGGGTCGGGGGCGCGCACAGCGCCGAGAACACCGCCCGGCACACCGAGCCCCTGGGCACCGCGCCCGGCGAGACCACCGGACCCGCCCTCCCCGGCACCCTGTGGGCCCTGCTCACCCCGCTGCTCGCCCTCGTCGACAGGATCGGCCTGATCGCCGCCCCGCCCGCGGTGCTGGAGCAGGTCGCCGACCGGCTGGACCGGGTCGCCGAGCGCTGCGGCCCCGCCATCGCCACCTACACCAACCCCGCCAAGACCCTCGCCGCCGAACTGGCCGGGGCACTGCCGCTGGTGTGGACCGAAGGGCCCGTCGCCGGCGCCGCCGGACGACGGTTCGCCGGGCTGCTCGCCGCGGTGGCCGGGCGCCCCGCCCTCACCGGCGAGCTGCCCGGGGCGATCGCCGCCCACGGCGCCCTGCTGACCTCGGCCTTCGCCGGCGGCGGCAACGCGGACGACTTCTTCCGCGACCGGGTCGAGGAGCCGGAGGCGCTGCGCGCCCGTATCGTGCTGCTCCGCGACGACCAGGAGACTCCGACCTCCGCCGCGCCGACCTGCCGCGAGTTCGCCCTCGCCCACGACGCCGCGATCAGCGAGCTCGAACCCGCCGATGGCAGCCCGCTGGAGAAGGCCGCCGAACTGCTCGCCATCACGGATTTCGCCGCCGTTTACCTGGCGCTCGCCTCCGCCGAGAGATCATGA
- the mtnA gene encoding S-methyl-5-thioribose-1-phosphate isomerase, with protein MAVEHAVSPGGETPPIARALRWEEPPEGPVLVLLDQTRLPAEEVELVCTDVPALVTAIRTLAVRGAPLLGVAGAYGVALAAARGFDVDEAAERLAFARPPAVSLARGVRRALVAYRRAVGRGDDAAQAAAAALAAARALHREDVRAGTMLAARGLALLRELLPGGGYRILTHAHTGALASVGEGTAFAVIAAAHRAGRLQRLWVDESRPSFQGARLTAHEAARAGMAYTLLPDSAAGSLFAAGKVDAVLIGADRIAADGSAAATVGGYPLAVLARYHHVPFIVVAPAGTVDSGAVDAAAMEIEHRPGHEVTDLTIPYGATAGVEAGTGVPVAPLGTQAYNPAFDVTPPGLLTAIVTEHGVISPVSAAGIRDLCASSRSGEGKPPG; from the coding sequence ATGGCTGTTGAGCACGCAGTCTCTCCGGGCGGCGAAACCCCGCCCATCGCCCGTGCGTTGCGCTGGGAGGAACCACCCGAGGGGCCCGTCCTGGTGCTCCTGGACCAGACGCGGCTCCCCGCCGAAGAGGTCGAGCTGGTCTGCACGGACGTACCGGCGCTGGTGACCGCGATACGTACGCTCGCGGTGCGCGGCGCGCCGCTGTTGGGGGTCGCCGGCGCGTACGGCGTGGCCCTGGCGGCGGCGCGCGGCTTCGACGTGGACGAGGCGGCCGAGCGGCTGGCCTTCGCTCGCCCCCCGGCCGTCAGTCTGGCGCGCGGGGTGCGCCGTGCCCTGGTGGCCTATCGGAGGGCGGTGGGGCGCGGTGATGACGCCGCGCAGGCCGCCGCCGCGGCGCTCGCCGCGGCCCGCGCGCTGCACCGGGAGGACGTGCGGGCCGGCACGATGCTGGCCGCGCGGGGGCTGGCCCTGCTGCGGGAGCTGCTGCCGGGTGGCGGCTACCGCATCCTCACCCATGCCCACACCGGCGCGCTGGCCTCGGTGGGCGAGGGCACCGCGTTCGCGGTCATCGCGGCGGCGCACCGCGCGGGGCGGCTGCAGCGGCTGTGGGTGGACGAGAGCCGGCCGTCCTTCCAGGGGGCGCGGCTGACCGCGCACGAGGCGGCCCGCGCGGGGATGGCGTACACGCTGCTGCCGGACAGCGCGGCGGGCTCGCTGTTCGCCGCGGGCAAGGTCGACGCCGTACTGATCGGTGCCGACCGGATAGCGGCGGACGGGTCGGCGGCGGCCACTGTGGGCGGCTATCCGCTCGCCGTGCTGGCCCGCTACCACCATGTGCCGTTCATCGTCGTGGCCCCGGCCGGCACGGTGGATTCCGGTGCCGTCGACGCGGCGGCCATGGAGATAGAGCACCGGCCCGGACATGAGGTCACGGATCTGACCATTCCGTACGGAGCGACCGCCGGCGTCGAGGCGGGAACCGGTGTGCCGGTGGCCCCCTTAGGCACCCAGGCATATAATCCGGCCTTCGATGTCACGCCACCCGGGTTGCTGACCGCTATCGTCACGGAACACGGGGTGATTTCCCCGGTTTCCGCCGCCGGAATTCGTGATCTGTGCGCCAGTTCACGATCGGGCGAGGGGAAGCCGCCGGGCTGA
- a CDS encoding cation diffusion facilitator family transporter produces MSASGGTKAIVAALGANLAIAVAKFAAFAFSGSSSMLAEGVHSVADSGNQALLLVGGKKAKKAASEEHPFGYGRERYIYSFLVSIVLFTIGGVFALYEGYEKIKHPHEIEHWYWPVGVLVFAIIAESFSFRTAIKESNELRGGLTWTQFVRRAKAPELPVVLLEDLGALVGLVLALGGVGLALLTGDGIWDAIGTLCIGTLLVLIALVLAAETKSLLLGEAADAEQVAKIREAVVDGESVTRLIHMRTLHLGPEELLVAAKIAVPQEDTAADVARAIDAAEARIRAAVPIARVIYLEPDVYSPEAAAAGADPAATPGGPSADH; encoded by the coding sequence ATGAGTGCATCAGGCGGAACCAAGGCGATCGTCGCCGCGCTGGGCGCCAACCTGGCCATCGCCGTAGCCAAGTTCGCGGCCTTCGCCTTCAGCGGCTCGTCGTCGATGCTCGCCGAAGGCGTGCACTCGGTCGCGGACTCCGGCAACCAGGCGCTGCTGCTGGTCGGCGGCAAGAAGGCGAAGAAGGCGGCGAGCGAGGAGCACCCCTTCGGCTACGGCCGGGAGCGCTACATCTACAGCTTCCTGGTCTCCATCGTGCTCTTCACCATCGGCGGCGTCTTCGCGCTGTACGAGGGTTACGAGAAGATCAAGCACCCGCACGAGATCGAGCACTGGTACTGGCCGGTCGGCGTGCTGGTCTTCGCGATCATCGCGGAGAGCTTCTCCTTCCGCACCGCCATCAAGGAGTCCAACGAGCTGCGCGGCGGCCTGACCTGGACCCAGTTCGTCCGCCGCGCCAAGGCTCCCGAGCTGCCGGTCGTCCTCCTGGAGGACCTCGGCGCCCTGGTCGGTCTCGTCCTCGCCCTCGGCGGCGTCGGCCTCGCGCTCCTCACCGGCGACGGCATCTGGGACGCCATCGGCACCCTCTGCATCGGCACCCTGCTGGTCCTGATCGCCCTCGTGCTGGCCGCCGAGACCAAGTCCCTGCTGCTGGGCGAGGCGGCCGACGCCGAGCAGGTCGCCAAGATCCGTGAGGCGGTCGTCGACGGGGAGAGCGTCACCCGCCTGATCCACATGCGCACGCTGCACCTGGGCCCGGAGGAGCTCCTCGTCGCCGCGAAGATCGCGGTCCCGCAGGAGGACACGGCCGCCGACGTCGCCCGCGCCATCGACGCCGCCGAGGCCCGCATCCGCGCCGCCGTCCCCATCGCCCGGGTGATCTACCTCGAACCCGACGTGTACAGCCCCGAGGCGGCCGCCGCCGGCGCCGACCCGGCCGCGACGCCGGGCGGCCCGAGCGCGGACCACTGA